One window of the Mycoplasmopsis anatis genome contains the following:
- the secA gene encoding preprotein translocase subunit SecA, with protein sequence MKKFKEIFKSSEMRLAERNLVQINKLEPEISKLTDQELQQKTNEFKARLQNGETTEDLRVEVFAVCREATKRILGKRPYDVQMLGGILLDLGSVAEMKTGEGKTITSIAPVYLNALEGKGAIVSTVNEYLSERDAQEMGQVFNFLGLSVGLNKAQMSPENKRAAYAADITYSVHAEMGFDYLRDNMVSNMSEKVQRGLHFCLIDEVDSILIDEAKTPLIISGGEGEDTQLYFAADQFVRILNEDDYVIDDESKAINLTNSGIEKANKFYKINSLYDIENSEIVHRIANSLRAHKIMKNNVEYIVRDGKIELVDAFTGRIMDGRSYSEGLQQALQAKEMVEIEPETKTLATITYQNFFRMFDKLCGMTGTGKTEEQEFIDIYNMRVNVVPTNLPIARIDEPDAIYATASAKWKAVVEKIEELYKKKQPVLVGTAQIEDSEIVHEMLSKKGIPHQVLNAKQNAAEAEIIAKAGEVGAVTIATNMAGRGTDIKLAKEALELGGLYVLGTDKAEARRIDNQLKGRSGRQGDVGTSKFFLSLEDQLMKRFSSYESFQEAYRNSGDKEITNKNLNFGFNHAQKKIEGFNYDSRKSVLNYDDVIRQQRDLIYSQRDLILLTEDASFIVERMIKFSIKSITNNEEYKLHNGSFDYQSLVNFLNKNIGEVIKYQFSLDEVKMIHEQDLPEYISKKIIELYEIWKENAQINYDAEHINEQLRHIILKILDDKWQNHINIMDKLRSNTNLVQYAQKNPYQTYTEEGTRKFEAMLENIAYDVMLSVFRSSIGRKTNITKEMKSDPIFIQLSRTYTFIPTLTYEENEQQLIELYKTVKRRIEELEKPKE encoded by the coding sequence ATGAAAAAATTCAAAGAAATTTTTAAATCTAGCGAAATGCGTCTTGCTGAAAGAAATTTAGTTCAAATTAATAAGCTCGAACCTGAGATTTCAAAATTAACTGATCAAGAATTGCAACAAAAGACAAATGAATTCAAAGCTAGACTTCAAAATGGTGAAACTACTGAAGATTTACGAGTAGAAGTTTTTGCAGTTTGTCGTGAGGCTACTAAGAGAATTTTAGGTAAGCGCCCATATGATGTTCAAATGCTTGGTGGGATTCTTTTAGATCTTGGTTCAGTTGCTGAAATGAAAACAGGTGAAGGTAAAACTATTACTTCTATTGCACCTGTATATTTAAATGCACTTGAAGGCAAGGGAGCAATAGTTTCTACTGTAAATGAGTACCTTTCTGAGCGTGATGCTCAAGAAATGGGACAAGTGTTTAATTTTTTAGGACTAAGTGTTGGACTTAACAAAGCACAAATGTCCCCAGAGAATAAGCGTGCTGCATATGCCGCAGATATAACTTATTCAGTGCATGCTGAAATGGGATTTGACTATTTAAGAGACAATATGGTCTCAAATATGTCAGAGAAAGTTCAACGTGGATTACATTTCTGTTTAATTGATGAGGTTGACTCAATTTTAATCGACGAAGCTAAAACACCTTTAATCATCTCTGGTGGTGAAGGAGAAGATACCCAACTTTATTTTGCAGCTGATCAATTTGTTAGAATTCTTAATGAAGATGATTATGTAATTGATGATGAATCCAAAGCTATAAATCTAACTAACTCAGGAATTGAAAAAGCTAATAAATTCTACAAAATTAACTCACTTTATGACATTGAAAATAGTGAGATTGTACATAGAATTGCTAATTCACTTAGAGCTCACAAAATTATGAAAAATAATGTTGAATATATCGTAAGAGATGGAAAAATTGAATTAGTTGATGCTTTTACTGGTCGTATTATGGATGGTCGTAGTTATTCAGAAGGACTTCAACAGGCTCTCCAAGCTAAGGAAATGGTTGAAATTGAGCCAGAAACTAAGACTTTAGCGACAATTACTTATCAAAACTTCTTCCGTATGTTTGATAAGCTTTGTGGAATGACTGGAACTGGAAAAACTGAAGAACAAGAATTTATTGACATTTATAACATGCGTGTTAATGTTGTCCCAACTAACTTACCAATAGCACGTATAGATGAACCTGATGCGATTTATGCAACTGCCAGTGCTAAATGAAAAGCAGTTGTTGAAAAAATTGAAGAATTGTACAAAAAGAAACAACCTGTTCTAGTTGGAACAGCACAAATTGAAGACTCTGAAATCGTTCATGAAATGTTAAGTAAAAAAGGAATTCCGCACCAAGTCCTTAATGCTAAACAAAATGCTGCTGAAGCTGAAATTATCGCTAAAGCTGGTGAAGTTGGTGCAGTTACAATCGCTACAAATATGGCAGGTCGTGGAACTGATATTAAACTTGCTAAAGAAGCGCTTGAGCTTGGTGGGCTTTATGTATTAGGAACAGATAAAGCTGAAGCAAGAAGAATAGATAATCAGCTTAAAGGTCGTTCAGGACGTCAAGGTGATGTTGGAACAAGCAAATTTTTCCTCTCTCTTGAAGATCAATTAATGAAACGCTTTAGTAGCTATGAAAGTTTCCAAGAAGCATATCGAAACTCTGGTGATAAAGAAATAACAAATAAAAATCTTAACTTTGGTTTTAATCACGCTCAAAAGAAAATTGAAGGATTTAACTATGATTCGCGTAAATCTGTGTTAAATTATGATGATGTTATTCGTCAACAACGTGATTTAATCTACTCTCAGAGGGATCTAATATTACTTACTGAAGATGCGTCCTTTATTGTTGAAAGAATGATTAAATTTAGTATTAAATCAATCACTAATAATGAAGAATATAAGCTACACAATGGAAGTTTTGATTATCAAAGCTTAGTTAATTTCTTAAATAAAAATATTGGCGAAGTTATTAAATATCAATTCTCGCTAGATGAAGTTAAAATGATACATGAACAAGATCTTCCTGAGTACATTTCTAAAAAAATCATTGAACTTTATGAGATCTGAAAAGAAAATGCACAGATTAATTATGACGCCGAACACATAAACGAGCAGTTACGTCATATAATCCTTAAAATCCTAGATGATAAATGACAAAATCATATTAACATAATGGATAAACTTCGTTCAAATACAAACTTAGTTCAATACGCACAAAAAAATCCATATCAAACCTATACTGAAGAAGGAACTAGAAAATTTGAGGCAATGCTTGAAAATATAGCATATGATGTGATGCTTTCAGTGTTTAGAAGTTCAATCGGTAGAAAAACTAATATTACAAAAGAGATGAAAAGCGATCCAATTTTCATTCAACTCTCAAGAACTTATACATTTATCCCTACATTAACATATGAAGAAAATGAACAACAGTTAATTGAATTATATAAAACAGTTAAGAGAAGAATTGAAGAATTAGAAAAGCCAAAGGAATAA
- a CDS encoding TrmH family RNA methyltransferase yields MRQKIDSINNPKIKHIIKLKDKKYREKFNMFIVEGEHLVKEAVAAKMKIDIYEYSPNQKFLYKSSTEVSKEIIKAVTEVVTPQNIFGVVKYNPRDWEVNINLDELKNIAYLEKVQDPGNIGTIIRLCRSFDIDLLVVQNFDIYNPKVIRASQGSFFKQRMINVKDYNFLEKVVKSKQFNILATTLKSDSIQLNDINFGNRNLIIFGNEGNGISEDIEKYVEKFIYIPISFESLNVATAAAIVLNKVRNG; encoded by the coding sequence ATGAGACAAAAAATAGATAGTATTAATAATCCAAAAATTAAACACATTATTAAATTAAAAGATAAAAAATATCGTGAAAAATTTAATATGTTTATTGTTGAAGGTGAACATTTAGTTAAGGAAGCTGTTGCTGCCAAGATGAAAATCGATATTTACGAATATAGCCCAAATCAGAAATTTCTTTATAAAAGCAGTACTGAAGTTTCTAAAGAAATTATAAAAGCAGTTACAGAGGTAGTAACACCACAAAATATCTTTGGTGTAGTAAAATACAATCCTAGAGATTGAGAAGTAAACATTAATTTAGATGAACTCAAAAACATAGCATACTTAGAAAAAGTCCAAGATCCTGGTAATATTGGTACTATTATTAGATTATGTCGTTCTTTTGATATCGATTTACTTGTGGTTCAAAATTTTGATATTTATAACCCTAAAGTAATTCGTGCTTCTCAAGGTTCATTTTTCAAACAAAGAATGATTAATGTTAAAGACTATAACTTTCTTGAAAAAGTGGTTAAATCTAAACAATTTAATATTTTGGCTACAACATTAAAGAGTGATTCAATCCAACTTAATGATATCAACTTTGGTAACAGAAACTTAATTATCTTTGGGAATGAGGGTAATGGAATAAGTGAAGATATTGAAAAATACGTTGAAAAATTTATTTATATTCCAATCTCTTTTGAAAGCTTAAATGTTGCTACAGCAGCTGCAATAGTACTAAATAAAGTAAGAAATGGATAA
- a CDS encoding tRNA (cytidine(34)-2'-O)-methyltransferase — translation MLNVVLYQPEICPNTGNIIRTCYSLGARLHIIKPIAFDLHPKYLRRYGAGRMLSDIQHEVHDSYEEFNKKYGNKNIFYITRYGLKTYDEVDYQANLDKDKEIWVMFGRESTGIDMSILKSNVDKCLRIPMISEMRSINLANCVAIVGFEIMRQLKWKDLSLFEVQKGKNFILEWDKK, via the coding sequence ATGTTAAATGTAGTATTATATCAACCAGAAATATGTCCTAATACAGGAAATATTATTCGAACATGTTACTCTTTAGGAGCAAGATTACATATTATCAAACCTATTGCCTTTGATTTGCATCCAAAATATTTGCGCCGTTATGGAGCGGGAAGAATGCTTAGTGATATTCAACATGAAGTTCACGACTCATATGAAGAATTTAATAAAAAATATGGAAATAAAAATATTTTTTATATTACTAGATATGGGTTAAAAACTTATGATGAAGTGGATTATCAAGCTAATTTGGACAAAGATAAAGAAATTTGAGTTATGTTTGGGAGAGAATCAACAGGAATTGATATGTCAATTCTAAAAAGTAATGTTGATAAATGTTTAAGAATTCCGATGATATCTGAAATGCGTTCAATTAACTTAGCTAATTGTGTAGCAATTGTCGGATTTGAAATTATGAGACAACTTAAATGAAAAGATTTAAGTTTGTTTGAAGTACAGAAAGGTAAAAATTTTATTTTAGAATGAGACAAAAAATAG
- the rplK gene encoding 50S ribosomal protein L11: MAKKEVVRVAKLQFNAGQAKPGPALAGVGINMPEFTRAFNDATRERGSEPVPVEITVYKDKSFDFKLFTSPASYKLLQAAKLSKGSQNSKTTIAGTISVDQLRSIAEYKLPDLNTDDVEAAMATIAGTAKNMGILVEGYDDIAQAKAAAKAAAKEQALNKAREESLAKASQELVDSKGQAINVNVIGEEEKGEE, translated from the coding sequence ATGGCTAAAAAAGAAGTAGTTCGTGTTGCTAAATTGCAATTCAACGCTGGTCAAGCTAAACCAGGTCCAGCTCTTGCCGGTGTTGGAATTAACATGCCTGAGTTTACAAGAGCATTTAACGACGCAACTAGAGAAAGAGGAAGTGAACCAGTTCCTGTTGAAATTACTGTATATAAAGATAAATCATTTGATTTTAAATTATTTACATCGCCAGCTTCATACAAACTTTTACAAGCTGCTAAATTATCAAAAGGTTCACAAAATTCAAAAACAACAATCGCTGGAACAATTTCAGTTGACCAACTTAGAAGTATTGCTGAGTATAAATTACCAGACTTAAATACTGATGATGTTGAAGCTGCTATGGCTACAATTGCTGGAACAGCTAAAAACATGGGAATTTTAGTTGAAGGTTATGATGATATTGCTCAAGCAAAAGCTGCCGCTAAAGCAGCTGCTAAAGAACAAGCTTTAAATAAAGCAAGAGAAGAATCACTTGCAAAAGCATCACAAGAATTAGTTGATTCAAAAGGACAAGCAATCAATGTTAATGTAATTGGTGAAGAAGAAAAAGGAGAAGAATAA
- the ylqF gene encoding ribosome biogenesis GTPase YlqF, with amino-acid sequence METKDLENLIQWYPGHMAKAMRNIRENANICDLFIVVLDARSPISTYNEDFDSISPQKPRLFIITKEDMMDPSKKELINKRFGSENVLWVDLRKHSSKKVILNKINKIMKPMVDKKKEKGFLNPKVKVMVVGVPNAGKSTLINLMSNQNNLKVADYPGVTTVVKWVAVDNYYFMDTPGILMPKIDDLEVAIKLSVIDSIKNSIFPVDLISYAGYCLVSRYYPNIIKDLGVEPSEERVFVYSQFFKLAQIKKFLTKDGKPDELRTQKWFLQFLKNLRGVTYD; translated from the coding sequence ATGGAAACTAAAGACCTAGAGAACTTAATTCAGTGATATCCTGGTCATATGGCCAAGGCAATGAGAAATATAAGAGAAAATGCGAATATTTGTGATCTATTTATAGTTGTACTTGATGCACGCTCACCAATAAGTACTTATAATGAAGATTTTGATTCGATTTCACCACAAAAACCTAGACTTTTTATAATAACTAAAGAAGATATGATGGACCCTTCTAAAAAAGAATTAATTAATAAACGTTTTGGAAGTGAAAATGTATTATGAGTCGATTTAAGAAAACACTCTTCAAAGAAAGTTATCTTAAATAAAATTAATAAAATCATGAAACCTATGGTTGACAAGAAAAAAGAGAAAGGTTTCTTAAATCCTAAGGTTAAGGTTATGGTTGTTGGTGTACCTAATGCTGGTAAAAGCACATTAATTAACTTAATGTCTAATCAAAATAATTTAAAAGTTGCTGATTATCCTGGAGTAACTACTGTTGTCAAATGAGTTGCAGTTGATAATTATTATTTTATGGATACACCAGGAATTTTAATGCCTAAGATCGATGATCTTGAAGTAGCAATAAAATTAAGTGTTATTGATTCAATTAAAAATTCCATTTTTCCTGTTGATTTAATTTCTTATGCTGGATATTGTTTAGTTTCAAGATATTATCCAAACATTATTAAAGATTTAGGTGTCGAGCCATCTGAAGAGAGAGTTTTTGTTTATAGTCAATTTTTCAAGCTTGCTCAAATCAAAAAGTTCTTAACTAAAGATGGTAAACCTGATGAATTGAGAACTCAAAAGTGATTTCTACAATTTCTTAAAAATCTACGTGGTGTAACTTATGATTAA
- the rplA gene encoding 50S ribosomal protein L1 encodes MARKISKKLQAARDSFDRTIAYDLEQAIEIAKKTSYTKFDSSIDLAFNLNLDVRKADQQLRGAVLLPYGTGKNIRVLVVTNNVEKQKAAKEAGADIVVDGPALEQKIKEDDFDFEVMVADPAMMPILGKYGKKLGPKGLMPNPKTGTVTPTPEKTVEELKKGKANYRTDKAGIVHSLIGKASMPTEHLVENAKVLISLIRKLKPAAVKGTYMLNLTVSASMGPSVKIKLEK; translated from the coding sequence ATGGCTAGAAAAATTTCTAAAAAATTACAAGCTGCTAGAGATAGTTTTGACAGAACAATCGCTTACGATTTAGAACAAGCTATTGAAATCGCTAAAAAAACTTCTTATACAAAATTTGACTCTTCAATCGATCTTGCATTCAACTTAAATCTTGATGTGCGTAAAGCTGATCAACAATTGCGTGGAGCAGTACTTTTACCTTACGGAACAGGTAAAAATATTCGTGTATTAGTTGTTACAAACAATGTTGAAAAACAAAAAGCAGCTAAAGAAGCAGGAGCAGATATCGTTGTAGATGGTCCAGCTTTAGAACAAAAAATTAAAGAAGATGACTTTGATTTTGAAGTTATGGTTGCTGACCCAGCTATGATGCCTATTTTAGGTAAATACGGAAAAAAACTTGGGCCTAAAGGTTTAATGCCAAACCCTAAAACAGGAACAGTTACACCTACACCTGAAAAAACAGTTGAAGAACTTAAAAAAGGTAAAGCTAACTATCGTACAGATAAAGCAGGTATTGTTCACTCATTAATCGGTAAAGCAAGTATGCCTACAGAGCACTTAGTTGAAAATGCAAAAGTTTTAATTTCATTAATTAGAAAATTAAAACCTGCTGCAGTTAAAGGAACATACATGTTAAACTTAACAGTTTCAGCATCAATGGGACCAAGTGTTAAAATTAAATTAGAAAAATAA
- a CDS encoding restriction endonuclease subunit S yields the protein MGKIWDLIKNEKVEWKSLSEICEITTGKLNANKSKENGEYPFFTCNEKPLRIDSWEFDLDAILISGNGSRVGHINEYNGKFNAYQRTYVLYNFKKCTKNFILHYLHMNFRKFIFNQINNDSIIPFITKNVFSDFKIPIPSIETQNKIVKILDKFNIYVKELEHELEHRNKQYQYYNELCFNDDFLKFLSNKYAAESIVENKTLNQLGVFIRGNNLTKKEIKNSGQPVVRYGELHTKYKFETDFTYSFTNNDLFKKLKKAIKNDLMIVLTSEDNDGVCKTCIWSGDYEIGISSDMCIFRGNVNPYFLNHFFSTKRFLKQKEKYLSGTNIIRISTDNLGKIDISLPSIVLQNLVSEKLNKLYKISNSIYEGLPKEIKLRKQQYEYYRNKLLDFPKN from the coding sequence ATGGGTAAAATTTGAGATTTGATTAAAAATGAAAAAGTTGAGTGAAAAAGTCTAAGTGAGATTTGTGAAATAACTACCGGTAAACTAAATGCAAATAAATCAAAAGAAAATGGAGAGTACCCATTTTTTACATGCAACGAAAAACCATTAAGAATTGATTCTTGAGAATTTGATTTAGATGCAATATTAATTTCAGGTAATGGAAGCAGGGTGGGACACATTAACGAATACAATGGTAAATTTAATGCTTACCAAAGAACATACGTATTATATAATTTTAAAAAATGTACGAAAAATTTTATACTTCACTATTTGCATATGAATTTTAGAAAGTTTATTTTTAATCAAATAAATAATGATAGTATTATTCCATTTATAACCAAAAATGTTTTTAGTGATTTCAAAATTCCTATTCCATCAATCGAAACACAAAACAAAATCGTAAAAATACTTGATAAATTCAACATTTATGTTAAAGAGTTGGAGCACGAGTTGGAGCACCGGAATAAACAATATCAATACTATAATGAACTATGTTTTAATGATGATTTTTTAAAATTTTTATCCAATAAATACGCAGCTGAAAGTATTGTTGAAAATAAAACCTTAAATCAACTAGGTGTATTCATTAGAGGTAATAATCTAACAAAAAAAGAAATAAAAAATAGTGGCCAACCTGTTGTTAGATACGGTGAGTTACATACTAAATATAAGTTTGAAACTGATTTTACGTATTCTTTTACTAATAATGATCTTTTCAAGAAACTTAAAAAGGCAATTAAGAATGATTTAATGATAGTACTAACATCAGAAGATAATGATGGAGTATGTAAAACATGTATTTGAAGTGGTGATTATGAAATTGGAATTTCAAGTGACATGTGTATTTTTAGAGGAAATGTAAATCCATATTTCTTAAATCATTTTTTCTCAACTAAAAGATTTTTAAAACAAAAAGAAAAATATTTGAGTGGTACAAATATAATAAGAATTTCAACTGATAATTTAGGTAAAATAGATATTTCTTTACCTAGTATTGTTTTACAAAATTTAGTTTCTGAAAAATTGAATAAGTTATACAAAATATCAAATTCAATTTATGAAGGTCTCCCCAAAGAAATCAAACTTAGAAAACAACAGTATGAATATTATAGAAATAAACTTTTAGACTTTCCTAAGAATTAA
- a CDS encoding DivIVA domain-containing protein, with the protein MKLTELLKNIENKNFNLELNGYSPAEVDVFLNLISNTLYNFTINEESKQDNKQKILDENKKLKKQVDELRFENKRLSELLKEATKYGN; encoded by the coding sequence ATGAAATTAACTGAGTTACTTAAAAATATTGAAAATAAAAACTTTAATCTAGAATTAAATGGATATTCACCTGCTGAGGTGGACGTTTTTCTGAATCTTATTTCTAACACTTTATACAACTTCACAATTAATGAGGAATCTAAACAAGATAATAAGCAAAAAATTTTAGATGAAAACAAAAAACTAAAAAAACAAGTTGATGAACTTAGATTTGAAAATAAAAGATTAAGTGAATTGTTAAAAGAGGCTACAAAATATGGAAACTAA